A stretch of the Candidatus Binatus sp. genome encodes the following:
- a CDS encoding RHS repeat-associated core domain-containing protein, protein MTVAGQPQVSYAWDNANRLTGITQGSTSVSLNYDNANRRTSLTLPNGIVVAYTYDSDSHVKGMTWTLAGNAVGDLEYNYDADGRVIGKTGSFAQVVLPQPVTGNTFNADNEMTAFNGTPLSYDANGNLGNDGTNTYAWDARNHLAGMTGSSTAGFVYDAFGRRAQKTVNGASTQFLYDRWNPVQEVQGGTPSANLLTGLRIDERFQRTDPAGARDYLTDILGSTLALTDTTGAIQTEYGYEPFGSTTTSGASNGNSYQFTGRENDGTGLDYYRSRYYSPTLQRFIAQDPIGFAGGDPNLYGYVRNDPVSLRDGYGRGPIGYGIVFGGCLIAGIIDYLQISLEIDQLAVNVNSLNRDIGNLWDQVNNTDDPDQIVDLKCKIDKKEAQRLNDIKQEVSLREDMAITGGIGAVVCGAGGYAVGVLSPL, encoded by the coding sequence ATGACGGTCGCAGGACAACCGCAGGTATCCTACGCCTGGGATAATGCGAACCGGCTGACTGGAATTACCCAGGGAAGCACGTCGGTTTCACTGAACTATGACAACGCGAACCGGCGCACATCGCTGACGCTGCCCAACGGCATCGTGGTGGCGTACACTTACGACAGCGACTCGCACGTGAAGGGAATGACCTGGACGCTGGCGGGGAATGCGGTGGGAGACCTCGAATACAACTACGACGCCGACGGGCGCGTGATCGGGAAGACCGGGAGTTTCGCGCAGGTCGTGCTGCCGCAGCCTGTGACGGGCAACACGTTCAACGCGGACAACGAGATGACCGCTTTCAACGGAACACCGCTGAGCTACGATGCCAACGGCAACCTGGGGAACGATGGTACGAATACGTATGCGTGGGATGCGCGCAACCATCTGGCGGGGATGACCGGGTCGAGCACGGCCGGCTTTGTGTACGATGCGTTCGGAAGGCGCGCGCAGAAGACGGTCAATGGCGCTTCGACCCAATTTCTGTATGACCGGTGGAATCCGGTCCAGGAAGTCCAGGGAGGCACGCCGAGCGCGAATCTGCTGACCGGGCTCAGGATCGACGAGCGCTTCCAGCGCACAGACCCCGCCGGCGCGCGCGACTATCTGACCGACATCCTCGGCAGCACACTCGCCCTGACCGATACGACCGGCGCTATCCAGACCGAATACGGCTACGAGCCTTTCGGTAGCACGACTACTAGCGGCGCGTCGAACGGCAATTCTTATCAGTTCACCGGCCGAGAAAACGACGGGACGGGCCTGGACTACTATCGGTCCCGTTACTACAGCCCGACGTTGCAACGTTTCATCGCGCAGGACCCGATCGGTTTCGCTGGCGGCGACCCGAATCTCTATGGGTATGTACGCAACGATCCGGTTAGCCTTCGCGATGGGTACGGAAGAGGCCCGATAGGCTATGGAATTGTTTTTGGCGGTTGTTTAATTGCGGGCATTATCGACTATCTACAGATTTCTCTCGAAATAGATCAACTAGCCGTGAACGTTAACAGCCTTAATCGGGACATTGGCAATCTGTGGGACCAAGTCAATAACACTGATGACCCCGATCAGATCGTAGACCTGAAGTGCAAGATCGATAAGAAAGAGGCGCAAAGACTGAACGACATAAAGCAGGAGGTATCTCTTAGAGAGGACATGGCTATTACAGGAGGCATTGGGGCCGTAGTATGTGGCGCTGGGGGATATGCTGTGGGGGTTCTTTCTCCATTATGA
- the kdpF gene encoding K(+)-transporting ATPase subunit F, giving the protein MSPVETILGGVCAVLLGAYLIYALIHPERF; this is encoded by the coding sequence ATGAGCCCGGTTGAAACGATTCTCGGCGGGGTGTGCGCCGTGTTGCTGGGCGCTTACTTGATTTACGCGTTGATCCACCCGGAAAGATTCTGA
- a CDS encoding PaaI family thioesterase, producing the protein MSDQNVNFEAAWAISQAPATGRRAQAHRLANAMRRVIDHLVQVAAPEEDLSAAADALERYARRLSKYPISRSYEGFAESANAGDPRAFFDHSPLIGIANPLAPPIRLAVLGDRVEGRGTFGVAYEGPPGHVHGGFLAAAFDEVLGMAQSLTGNPGMTGTLTIRYRRPTPLLTELTFEAYVDRVEGRKIFTHGTLSANGLLTAEAEGLFIAVGQERFAAMAALVTARANSADEKNPRERPLARSKD; encoded by the coding sequence ATGAGCGATCAAAATGTGAATTTCGAAGCCGCGTGGGCGATCAGCCAGGCGCCAGCGACCGGACGCCGCGCCCAGGCGCATCGATTGGCCAACGCGATGCGCCGCGTGATCGACCATTTGGTGCAGGTCGCCGCGCCTGAGGAAGACTTGTCAGCCGCCGCCGACGCGTTGGAGCGCTACGCCCGGCGGTTGTCGAAATATCCGATCTCGCGCAGCTACGAGGGGTTTGCCGAGAGCGCCAACGCCGGCGACCCGCGTGCGTTCTTCGATCACAGCCCGCTGATCGGAATCGCAAATCCGCTTGCGCCGCCGATTCGGCTGGCCGTGCTCGGCGACAGGGTCGAGGGGCGCGGGACCTTCGGCGTCGCATATGAAGGTCCGCCGGGGCACGTGCACGGAGGATTTCTCGCCGCCGCGTTTGACGAAGTGCTTGGAATGGCGCAGTCGCTGACGGGTAATCCCGGCATGACGGGGACGCTTACGATTCGTTACCGGCGGCCGACGCCGTTGCTGACCGAGCTTACCTTCGAGGCGTACGTCGATCGCGTCGAGGGGCGCAAGATATTCACCCACGGAACGCTGTCAGCGAACGGTCTGCTGACGGCGGAAGCCGAGGGACTGTTCATCGCAGTCGGCCAGGAGCGCTTCGCCGCGATGGCGGCGCTGGTCACCGCTCGCGCAAATTCGGCGGATGAAAAAAATCCGCGGGAAAGACCGCTCGCGAGAAGTAAGGATTAG
- a CDS encoding STY0301 family protein, translating to MKRLALNLIAFACAIAAPHLACAQATCPPTLAVEQKTSAPAPDWTVTYSGYDTAIAGVTIFEGPPAEQASLVPDREQTTSDTVIQTWKLAKSDRGYWLQCEYANTTAQVFRRLPVNVSRCEVTYERNVRFGGEGRRVVKRVNCE from the coding sequence ATGAAGCGACTTGCGCTCAACCTGATTGCGTTCGCGTGCGCGATTGCGGCGCCGCATCTCGCGTGCGCGCAGGCGACTTGCCCTCCGACCCTCGCCGTCGAACAGAAAACCTCGGCGCCGGCTCCGGACTGGACCGTTACTTACTCCGGGTACGATACCGCGATTGCGGGCGTCACTATCTTCGAGGGTCCACCCGCCGAGCAAGCATCGCTGGTGCCCGACCGCGAGCAAACGACCAGCGACACCGTCATCCAAACCTGGAAATTGGCGAAAAGCGATCGCGGTTACTGGCTGCAGTGCGAGTATGCGAATACCACGGCGCAGGTCTTCCGGCGCTTGCCGGTGAATGTCTCGCGCTGCGAGGTAACCTACGAGCGCAACGTTCGCTTCGGCGGCGAGGGCCGCCGTGTAGTCAAGCGCGTGAACTGCGAATAG
- a CDS encoding acetyl-CoA acetyltransferase: MASKGIKDRVAIVGMGCTKFGELWDKGTEDLLVDAAYQAYESAGVEPNDVDAYWLGTMGSGISGLTLSEPLKIQYKPVTRVENMCATGSEALRQACYAVASGAFDIAMAIGVEKLKDSGYSGLVINNPPNDGTEGSMTAPASFSLLAPAYFKKYGLDPDKGKDVLTRIAWKNHKNGAKNPKAQFQKEVSLEAIKNSPKIADPLGIMDCSGVSDGSAAAIVVRAEDAHKYCKNPIYIKALSFIAGPAEGPLSQDYDFTTFREVVASAKDAYAQAGITNPREQISMAEVHDCFTPTELVLYEDFGFSPRGTAWQDVMDGFFDLEGKLPVNPDGGLKSFGHPIGASGLRMMYEMWLQLRGEAGPRQIKNPKLGLTHNLGGAPGRCVSFVSVVGSQIG; the protein is encoded by the coding sequence ATGGCAAGCAAAGGAATCAAGGACCGCGTCGCGATCGTCGGGATGGGATGCACCAAGTTCGGTGAGCTTTGGGACAAGGGGACGGAGGACCTGCTGGTGGATGCCGCGTACCAGGCCTATGAGTCGGCGGGCGTCGAGCCCAACGACGTCGACGCGTACTGGCTCGGCACCATGGGGTCGGGAATCTCGGGCCTGACGCTCTCCGAGCCGCTCAAGATTCAGTACAAGCCGGTCACTCGCGTCGAGAACATGTGCGCGACGGGATCGGAGGCGTTGCGGCAGGCGTGCTACGCGGTCGCGTCGGGCGCGTTCGACATCGCGATGGCGATCGGGGTCGAGAAGCTCAAGGACTCAGGCTACTCGGGATTGGTGATCAACAATCCGCCCAACGACGGCACCGAGGGCAGCATGACGGCGCCCGCGTCGTTCTCGCTGCTGGCGCCGGCGTATTTCAAAAAGTACGGACTCGACCCCGACAAGGGCAAGGACGTGCTGACGCGGATCGCGTGGAAGAATCACAAGAACGGCGCGAAAAATCCCAAGGCGCAGTTCCAGAAGGAAGTATCGCTCGAGGCAATCAAGAACTCGCCTAAGATTGCCGACCCGCTCGGAATCATGGATTGCTCGGGCGTGTCCGACGGCTCCGCGGCCGCGATCGTGGTCCGCGCCGAAGACGCGCACAAGTACTGCAAGAATCCCATCTACATAAAGGCGCTCTCGTTCATCGCGGGGCCGGCGGAAGGACCGCTGTCGCAGGACTACGATTTCACGACCTTCCGTGAAGTCGTCGCCAGCGCCAAAGACGCGTACGCGCAGGCGGGCATCACCAATCCTCGCGAACAAATCAGCATGGCCGAGGTCCACGACTGCTTCACGCCCACCGAACTCGTGCTCTACGAGGATTTCGGCTTCAGCCCGCGCGGGACCGCATGGCAGGACGTGATGGACGGGTTTTTCGATCTCGAAGGCAAGCTGCCGGTCAATCCGGACGGCGGTCTCAAGTCGTTCGGTCATCCGATCGGCGCGTCGGGCCTGCGCATGATGTACGAGATGTGGCTGCAGCTGCGCGGTGAGGCGGGACCGCGTCAGATCAAGAATCCGAAACTCGGATTGACGCACAATTTAGGCGGCGCGCCGGGCCGATGCGTCAGCTTTGTGTCGGTGGTCGGCAGCCAGATCGGCTAG
- a CDS encoding RHS repeat-associated core domain-containing protein, with protein sequence MTVAGQPQVSYAWDNANRLTGLTQGSTSVSLNYDNANRRTSLTLPNGIVVAYTYDSDSHVKGMAWTLAGNPVGDLEYNYDADGRVIGKTGSFAQTNLPQPVTGNTFNADNEMTAFNGTPLNYDANGNLTDDGTNTYTWDARNQLTAMSGGANASFIYDGFGRRMSKNVAGNTAQFLYDRLNPVQEIQGGTPTANLLTGLRIDERFQRTDPAGTANLLTDILGSTLALTDSTGAIQTQYAYEPFGNGTSIGAASTNSYQYTGRENDGTGLDYYRARYYSPTFQRFIAQDPIGIRSGDLNLYAYVSNSPLNWIDPSGLIINVIGGPVEQGEYNQATSYLSQDPGMNQIIQDLNTSSIIYNIMFNNNSVDSYDSWNHIIQWDPHSGNRCTNKGRQSPALMLGHEMAHADNSLLDQLTGWIPSDQYDNWEEERVITGPESSAADTLGEDTRTDHGGSPYWVPGPTSR encoded by the coding sequence ATGACGGTCGCGGGGCAGCCGCAGGTCTCCTACGCGTGGGACAACGCGAACCGGCTGACTGGGCTCACCCAGGGGAGCACCTCGGTGTCGCTCAATTATGACAACGCGAATCGCAGAACGAGCCTGACGCTGCCCAACGGCATCGTGGTGGCGTACACTTACGACAGCGACTCGCACGTGAAAGGAATGGCTTGGACGCTGGCGGGGAATCCGGTGGGAGATCTCGAATACAACTACGACGCCGACGGGCGGGTGATCGGGAAGACCGGGAGTTTCGCGCAGACCAACCTGCCGCAGCCTGTGACAGGCAACACGTTCAACGCGGACAACGAGATGACCGCTTTCAACGGAACGCCACTGAACTACGACGCGAACGGTAATCTAACCGATGACGGGACCAACACCTACACTTGGGACGCGCGCAATCAGTTGACTGCAATGAGCGGCGGAGCGAATGCAAGCTTTATCTACGACGGGTTCGGACGCCGGATGAGCAAAAATGTGGCGGGAAACACCGCCCAGTTTCTCTACGACCGGCTGAATCCGGTGCAGGAAATCCAAGGAGGCACGCCCACCGCGAATCTGCTGACCGGGCTCAGAATCGACGAGCGCTTCCAGCGCACAGACCCCGCCGGCACGGCGAACCTCCTGACCGACATCCTCGGCAGCACACTGGCGCTGACGGATTCGACCGGCGCGATCCAGACCCAGTACGCCTACGAGCCTTTCGGCAACGGGACCTCGATCGGTGCGGCAAGTACAAATTCCTATCAATATACCGGCCGCGAAAACGACGGCACCGGCCTGGATTACTACCGGGCCCGCTACTACAGCCCGACGTTCCAGAGATTCATCGCGCAGGATCCGATCGGAATTCGCAGCGGCGACTTGAATTTATATGCGTATGTCTCCAACAGCCCCCTTAACTGGATAGATCCGTCGGGACTGATAATCAATGTGATCGGAGGTCCTGTCGAACAAGGCGAGTACAATCAAGCGACATCATATCTCAGTCAAGATCCCGGGATGAACCAAATCATTCAAGATCTCAATACCTCCTCGATTATTTACAATATCATGTTTAACAACAATAGTGTCGATTCCTATGACTCGTGGAACCATATAATCCAGTGGGATCCTCACTCCGGAAATCGTTGTACGAATAAAGGTAGGCAGAGCCCGGCCTTGATGCTCGGCCACGAAATGGCTCACGCTGACAATAGCCTCTTGGACCAGTTGACGGGTTGGATTCCCTCCGACCAATACGACAATTGGGAAGAGGAGCGCGTCATCACCGGTCCCGAGAGTAGCGCGGCCGATACGTTGGGCGAAGACACGCGCACTGATCATGGTGGTAGCCCTTACTGGGTCCCTGGTCCGACCTCCAGGTAG
- a CDS encoding HigA family addiction module antitoxin — protein MSTTRANAETQIPQGFLHPSVARHFKMHHAFQCKFHRNCRHAIRKPLDFLSERSSIIIRENTTMARQKREIPPVHPGEILSEEFLRPLGLSMNQLALALRVPGNRINAIVAGQRAITADTALRLGRYFGTSPQFWINLQAGYDLENTKDKLAARIDREVRPRERAA, from the coding sequence ATGAGCACCACGCGTGCCAATGCGGAAACGCAGATTCCACAAGGGTTTTTGCATCCTTCAGTCGCACGGCATTTCAAAATGCACCATGCTTTTCAATGCAAATTTCATCGAAATTGCCGACACGCGATCCGCAAACCTCTCGATTTTCTTTCCGAGAGATCGTCGATTATCATTAGAGAGAACACCACTATGGCACGACAAAAGAGAGAAATTCCGCCGGTTCATCCCGGCGAGATCCTTAGCGAGGAATTCCTGAGGCCGCTGGGTCTCAGCATGAATCAGCTTGCGTTGGCGCTGCGTGTGCCCGGCAATCGGATCAACGCGATCGTCGCGGGCCAGCGCGCAATCACCGCCGACACCGCACTAAGGCTTGGCCGATACTTCGGGACCTCGCCGCAGTTCTGGATCAATCTGCAGGCGGGTTACGATTTGGAGAACACTAAGGACAAGCTGGCGGCTCGGATTGATCGCGAGGTTCGCCCTCGTGAGCGAGCAGCCTGA
- a CDS encoding OB-fold domain-containing protein encodes MAGIVSYGSYVPYRRLKRSAIAAVLGTPAGRGERAIASFDEDSVSMAVEAVRDALKAAPPGDVQALIFATTTPPYAEKLSAAVIGAAAMLPAEIRASDMSGSVRAGLSALLQGSDAIGGGAKRALVAIGDCRLAAPEGKAEQTTGDGAVAFVLGAQDVIAEIEASASLTREFLDSWRAQGERFSHSWEERFTLTQAHSPLLGTVIKNVLEKAKVAPGDLSKVILDAPNVRAADEIARALKIDPAKFSDSFALTVGQTGAAHAGLMLAAALPSAKPGDRILVATVADGADAILLRVTPANAGFKPVRSVGRMIESKGDVSYANYLKWREILPTEPPRRPDPDRPAGPPMMRSEKWKFGFIGSRCTNCGTPQLPPQLVCVKCHQRGKMEPYGFADRTGKIATYAIDRLAYSLNPPTVNVVIDFVGGGRFLCEMTDCEPDKVAIGDEVEMTFRRLFTAAGVNNYFWKARPRR; translated from the coding sequence ATGGCTGGAATTGTTTCTTACGGTTCATACGTTCCGTACCGACGCCTCAAGCGCTCCGCGATCGCCGCCGTCCTCGGCACACCCGCCGGCAGGGGCGAGCGCGCAATCGCGAGCTTCGACGAAGACAGCGTATCGATGGCGGTCGAGGCGGTTCGCGATGCGCTGAAAGCGGCGCCGCCCGGCGACGTGCAGGCGCTCATCTTCGCAACTACGACGCCGCCATACGCGGAAAAACTCAGCGCCGCGGTGATCGGCGCAGCCGCGATGCTGCCGGCGGAAATTCGCGCATCGGATATGAGCGGTTCGGTCCGCGCCGGATTGTCCGCCCTGCTGCAGGGCTCCGATGCGATCGGCGGCGGCGCCAAGCGCGCGCTCGTCGCCATCGGTGATTGCCGGCTGGCGGCGCCCGAGGGCAAGGCCGAGCAGACGACCGGCGACGGCGCGGTCGCCTTCGTGCTCGGTGCGCAGGACGTGATCGCCGAAATCGAGGCGAGCGCCTCGCTGACGCGCGAGTTCCTGGACAGCTGGCGCGCGCAGGGCGAGCGTTTTTCGCATTCGTGGGAAGAGCGCTTCACCCTGACGCAGGCGCATTCTCCGCTGCTCGGCACGGTGATCAAGAACGTGCTGGAGAAGGCGAAAGTCGCGCCGGGCGATCTGTCGAAGGTAATACTCGACGCGCCCAACGTCCGCGCGGCCGACGAAATCGCGCGTGCGCTCAAAATCGACCCGGCCAAATTCTCCGATTCATTTGCCTTGACGGTCGGACAAACCGGCGCCGCGCACGCGGGCCTGATGCTCGCGGCCGCGCTGCCGTCGGCAAAGCCGGGCGACCGGATACTCGTCGCGACGGTGGCCGACGGCGCCGATGCGATTTTGCTCCGCGTCACGCCGGCCAACGCCGGCTTCAAGCCGGTGCGTTCTGTCGGCCGCATGATCGAGTCCAAGGGCGACGTGTCTTACGCCAACTATCTCAAGTGGCGCGAAATTCTGCCCACCGAGCCGCCGCGACGCCCGGATCCCGACCGGCCGGCGGGACCGCCGATGATGCGCTCGGAGAAGTGGAAGTTCGGCTTTATCGGCTCGCGATGCACCAACTGCGGGACGCCGCAGCTTCCACCGCAACTGGTCTGCGTGAAATGCCATCAGCGCGGCAAGATGGAGCCCTATGGATTCGCCGACCGTACCGGGAAAATCGCCACCTACGCCATCGATCGCCTCGCCTATTCTCTGAATCCGCCGACTGTTAACGTCGTGATCGACTTCGTCGGCGGCGGCCGCTTCCTGTGCGAGATGACCGACTGCGAACCCGACAAGGTCGCGATCGGCGACGAAGTCGAAATGACGTTTCGCCGGCTGTTTACCGCCGCCGGCGTCAACAACTATTTCTGGAAAGCGCGCCCCAGGCGTTAA